A window of the Loxodonta africana isolate mLoxAfr1 chromosome 3, mLoxAfr1.hap2, whole genome shotgun sequence genome harbors these coding sequences:
- the MBD3L1 gene encoding methyl-CpG-binding domain protein 3-like 1, whose product MMVKTSQRKQRDYVTQAKPKPGLSIAIPLRMSSYIFKRPVTRITSHPGNEVRCHQWEENLDKPQQVCWQKRLQGLQAYSSAGELLSTLDLAKALQKIVPSYTGESLPQALAGDLHSISMPTPGPSSDLAKMTPGAGLDISQLLCKPFLVTDEDIRKQERKVKTARERLAIARIADRLASEAEKVRGQEECPEKH is encoded by the coding sequence atGATGGTCAAGACTTCACAAAGGAAGCAACGTGATTACGTAACCCAAGCCAAGCCAAAACCTGGTTTAAGCATCGCAATTCCTTTGAGGATGTCCAGTTACATATTCAAGAGACCGGTTACTAGAATTACTTCCCATCCTGGCAATGAGGTCAGGTGCCATCAATGGGAGGAGAACTTAGACAAGCCCCAGCAGGTCTGTTGGCAGAAGAGACTGCAGGGACTCCAGGCCTACAGCAGTGCAGGGGAACTTTTAAGTACTCTGGATCTTGCCAAAGCCTTGCAAAAAATTGTACCTAGTTACACAGGTGAATCCCTGCCCCAGGCTCTTGCTGGTGATCTGCACTCCATCTCCATGCCCACCCCTGGCCCATCTTCAGACTTGGCGAAGATGACCCCAGGAGCAGGTCTTGATATCTCACAGCTCCTCTGCAAACCATTTCTGGTAACCGATGAAGATATTAGGAAACAGGAGAGGAAAGTGAAGACAGCAAGGGAGAGGTTGGCAATAGCACGGATTGCAGACAGGCTCGCTAGTGAGGCAGAGAAAGTGAGAGGCCAAGAAGAATGTCCTGAAAAACattaa